One window from the genome of Microcebus murinus isolate Inina chromosome X, M.murinus_Inina_mat1.0, whole genome shotgun sequence encodes:
- the LOC105871725 gene encoding RNA-binding motif protein, X-linked 2 isoform X1 codes for MLKIPEAGKKIFAKYGEIVNINLVRDKKTGKSKGFCFLCYEDQRSTILAVDNFNGIKIKGRTIRVDHVSNYRAPKDSEELDDVTRELQEKGCGARTPPLSFSEGSEDDKPTKHKKEKKEKKKRKKEKEKTDWAVQAEQPSSSSSPRSKAIKEKDEPGPKKHSSKNSERVQKPESKEGRKRYSASPEARTTWRGGAEDLEREPKKEKPKREHKSSSRREAREEKNRDRDRGRSSDTHSGRNNGRSEGRSHRSRSRSHDKSHRHKRARRSRERDSSNPRDRRHH; via the exons gtATGGGGAGATTGTTAACATCAATCTCGTGCGGGACAAGAAGACTGGGAAATCCAAAGGATTCTGTTTCCTCTGCTATGAAGACCAGAGGAGCACAATTCTGGCCGTTGACAATTTTAATGGGATCAAG ATTAAAGGGCGAACTATCCGAGTGGATCATGTATCTAACTATCGGGCTCCTAAGGACTCAGAAGAACTGGATGATGTGACCAGAGAGCTCCAAGAGAAGGGCTGTGGGGCTCGTACCCCCCCACTGAGTTTCTCTGAGGGCTCTGAAGATGACAAAcccacaaaacacaaaaaag aaaaaaaggaaaaaaagaaaagaaagaaagaaaaggagaagactGACTGGGCAGTACAGGCAGAGCAGCCGTCCTCCTCTTCATCACCCAGAAGCAAGGCAATAAAGGAGAAGGATGAACCTGGCCCTAAGAAGCACAGCAGCAAGAACTCCGAGAGAGTTCAGAAGCCAGAGTCCAAGGAGGGCCGGAAGCGCTACTCAGCCTCCCCTGAGGCCAGGACCACCTGGCGTGGTGGAGCAGAGGACCTGGAGAGGGAGCCGAAGAAGGAGAAACCCAAACGTGAGCACAAGTCCTCAAGTAGGAgggaggcaagagaagaaaagaacagggacagggacagagggcGAAGCTCAGATACACATTCTGGCAGGAACAACGGGCGTTCTGAAGGGCGTAGTCATAGAAGTAGAAGTAGGAGCCATGACAAATCCCACAGGCATAAAAGGGCCCGGCGCTCCCGGGAGCGGGACTCCTCGAATCCCAGGGACCGCAGGCATCACTGA